ACTCTTTATGCATGGTTACATTTCCGTTTTCGCTTGCAAGCAGTCGGTTAAATTCTTCGTTCATGAGTTTATTGTAATCTACGCCTGTTAAGCTGACTTTGTGTCTTAGGTCGATGATGTCACGTTGATCTATTAGATTAGAGAATAAACCATTGGGAACGTCTGATTTAATGTAATGTTCTGATGATGAACCTCCACCGTTAATTAATCCTAGATATGTTACAGTTTCATCGTCATTGATGGAAACAACCTTAGCTCTGTCAGTCCCCGATAAAGATATAATGTCACCAACATGCATAGCATTTCGCAGTTCTAAACATGTATAAACAGTTATCTCTTGTCCTTCTACAGTTCTTCCTCCATCAGTAAAATAAATTTCTCCCTTTATATACTCCCTTGCACCATTCACATTCTCAGGACTGTATTCTGATGAATTACGTCTTGATATACGAAACATAGGGATAGCATAGACGTATCCGTCTGCTGTAAGTAAGGTGTCTTTTGAAGTATCAGAACCATTACCAGCAATAAACATTCCTAGATCGTTGAAATGTAAAAAATACTCTGAATCATGATGTGTAGTAGCATTTGGGTTATTATATACACTTTCACCAAAAAACATAAACATGGCATTGCTTAAACTGGTGGGTTCAGAGTTTCCTCCTTGTGGTTTAACTAACTCATTTTTTTCTGAATAATTAAGGATATTATGATCAAAAATTCCTTCAGAATAAGTTTCAAAATCTACTCCTGCAACACTTCTAATCCTCCAACTCATTTCATACCCATTACCCTCTATAGGGAACCAAGCTTCTAGGAATACTAAGTCCTCACGTTTTCCCTCTGTTGTTGCTCCTGGTAGTTCAATGACTGTACCTTCTGGAATAGTTAATATATATCCATTAATGTTGGCTTTTTCTTCTTTTAGTAATGTGATTTTGTTAGGTTCTGATAAATCAAGATCAGAGCAATTTAGAAATCCACTGTGTATGGTATTACGTATCAAACCTACTTGAGCATCTTCAAGAGATACATCATTATCAATCAATGTTTGAAATACCTGATTAAAGTTTTCTGGGTAGCTTCTTGTACTTTCTGTAAAGCCTTTTACACTCTTGTTAACTCCGACTTTTTTAGTACCATTGATCTCAACTAACGTTTCTGGTTGAATCGGCATCTTTCCACCTCCTAAAACTCTGCGTCATAATCAAATTCAATCACTGTTCCAGTATCCAATCCTTTATTGGTGAAGGTTTTCATGGCTACTAAATCACCGTCTGAATCAATCAATCCTGCTTCATTGATGTTTGTTCCGATTAGGTTATCTATATCTGCATTAATGGTTGCAGAATATCTGGAGGTGTACGGATCAGGAAAAACTTGCATGGCAGTCTTTGATATCACTTGATTAAATAATGCTGTTTCATTTCCCGTTAACATTCTCGGTGTTCCGTTCCCTTCTGTGCCTCCGCTGCCAAATACAATTGTAGATACTTTAGGCAATGAGGCTATCCCTGCGTGTGCCTTAGCAAGCTTTTCTCTCCCTTTATTCGTTTTTACACTCGCCAATTTATATCACCTCTTCTTTAATAAGGTTGTTATTTTTATAAGTTCTGATGGTAAGTGATTCAGTCTGTTCAACATACTGTCTCATTCTTTCTGGGTTCTCTCCTTTCATAAATGTGTTGCCGTCCATACCCCAAGAACCATCCGTATATATTCCATTTGAGTCCGGTGTAAATGGATAATTACCTGGTCCAATTAATCCTGCTTTAAAATGTATGGAGTCTTGTTTTGTATAATTAAGTTCAAAGTCGGTAATTAAATGGGTATAGATTCTCATCTTTGTCTCGTGATTAAGTTCCATTGAGATGATGATTAACAGTCCCAAAATGTGTTCCAGGTGTGCAGGTTTCATCTCCTCAAATGTAGAGCGAAGGGTATCATAATCTACTAAGCTATCAATGTTATGTCTCGTTTTAAAAGCATACTCACCGAGTATGGGGATAAATTCCGCTGATCGATCCAAGCTGTATTTATTCGCTAATTCTAGTGCATCCTCTTTATTAAACGTTCCTAGTCCTGACATTTTAGAAAGAATTCTTGAACGTCTTATATCTAATGAATCAGAAAGATTGGGAGTAATGAAAAAAGATTTTTCCCACAATTCAATTCCCCATGTTGCAGTAAATATAAATAATTGGTCTAATACTTCTTTACTGTTTTGGGTCAATTGATCAAACTCAATGCCCTCAGCCTCAAGCAAGGTTTGCATTTCAGCATAACCCTCATAAAATAAGGGTAAATAAGATTTTAAATTGTCAGATTTCATTGATCGTCACCGTCCCTAATACGGGAATTTGCGTATCACTTAATTGAATGTTTTGTGTGCTTGAATTAATCGTTAGGTTTTCATGGTCAACCACATATTCAGTGGTTAGGAGAATCGCCCCAACCTTACTGATCCGAACTAAATTCTCTCTAAATGAAATAGATCGTAAATAGGTACTTATGGATTCTTCTGTTATGCTCTTTACACTTCCTACATCGCTACCGTCTTGAAGAGTGAGCGTTGCGGATACGTTAATCGGCACGGTTTCAGCACTCTCTACGGTGATTGTATGTCCTATGGGGATAATGGACTCCAAGTACTCTTGAACATTGGATACTAACTCATCTGATGCAGGGGAATAAGTTG
The window above is part of the Chengkuizengella sp. SCS-71B genome. Proteins encoded here:
- a CDS encoding phage tail protein; its protein translation is MASVKTNKGREKLAKAHAGIASLPKVSTIVFGSGGTEGNGTPRMLTGNETALFNQVISKTAMQVFPDPYTSRYSATINADIDNLIGTNINEAGLIDSDGDLVAMKTFTNKGLDTGTVIEFDYDAEF
- a CDS encoding putative phage tail protein, producing the protein MKSDNLKSYLPLFYEGYAEMQTLLEAEGIEFDQLTQNSKEVLDQLFIFTATWGIELWEKSFFITPNLSDSLDIRRSRILSKMSGLGTFNKEDALELANKYSLDRSAEFIPILGEYAFKTRHNIDSLVDYDTLRSTFEEMKPAHLEHILGLLIIISMELNHETKMRIYTHLITDFELNYTKQDSIHFKAGLIGPGNYPFTPDSNGIYTDGSWGMDGNTFMKGENPERMRQYVEQTESLTIRTYKNNNLIKEEVI